TATATGTGCCCATGCAAAAGACCGCTGCGTCCTGACCCGACAGTGCTGGGGCGAGCGCTGAGCAATTAGCGAAGTCCTGATGCACAACTTCATGCAGCTTGGGGTGAGAGATGCCGAGTTCCCTGCGCCCAATAGACGTCGCGCATTCGATGGCGGGATGTTCGAGCGCATAGCGAAGGGCGTAACCACCCACCATTCCTGTAGCGCCCACGATTACAAGCCGCCTTTGGTCGATCGCTCGAACGTTCATCTACAACTCCCTGGCACTGCAACTGCGTTCGTCGACTCCGTTTGGTAGTTCGAGGGTTATGATAATGCGCGCTCCTCCAGCCAGTCGACATAGAGCAAACGCTCCGCAAACAGCCACACGTCGTCCATCTTCACGAAGGTGTCATAGTAGCGGAGCGAGGCCAGCATCAAACGTCGCTTCTCCCCGTCAACTGTGACATGGTGTGCAAGGCAATAGGCCTCACCGGTTGCTCGATCATTCGTCAACGTGACGATTGTGCTCTGTCCGACGAAGTGTGTGGTCGCGTCATACTTGTTCAGGTCCGCGAATATAGGAGCGAGTGCTTCGCGCGAATGCAGCTCTTGTGTGGGCGTCGGATCTTTCGCGTTCATGTATACGACGAAATGCGTGTCTGTCGTGAAAAGAGACATCTGACCTCGCGCATCGCGCCGATCGGCACAATGGGCGTAGGCCTCGACGAGTTCCCGGATGGAGAGTCGATCTGCGGCTTCTTCCGGCGAGATCGTAATGTGTTTGCTCATAAGTCATCTCCTTGATGAATCTGTTTTAGACGCCGCAGAGGTTACGCGAGAATGGCGCGCGGTTCAAGAAAGGCACTGATCACGTATCTGCCATATTCACGGCCGACACCAGAATATTTGAATCCTCCCCAGGGAGCCTGCGGATCATCTGTCATGTTGTTGATGACGACGCGACCGGCTCGTATCTGTGACGCTATCTTCCTCGTCGCCCAGAGTGACTTGGCCGATTACCTGACCGTTAGTCGGCTTGATGATGTCCATGACTTCCCGGCCGTGGGATTCGACGAATGCCCCATCGATGTAGTGTGTTGTGATCGTTTTCATTGTGTTTCTCCTTTCAAGTCGAATACATGTCAGAGCGAAGTGACAATGCAGTCAATTGGTCGAGCTTCAGATCTCTCCGAAGTCCGAAATTGCTGGTAACTGTATTGGCCAGGCGAAGTTGGCTTTATTTCGTATGCCTGATGGGGCATGCGGGACGTGCGCCCTGATTCCGTCGCAATAACCGGAAGAAGACAGCGAAATGTCATTTCATAGCTCCGTTGTGCAGCGTGGTGCTCTCAGCCAGGAACCGATGAACGAGATGTACCGCCATTGCGCCCTCGCCGACCGCTGACGCAACCCGTTTAATGCTGCCAGCCCGCGTATCACCTACCGCAAATATTCCCGGTACGCTGGTCTCAAGGTGCAGCGGAGAGCGACTCAATGGCCATTGAAAGTCGCCATATTCGACAAGGTCGGGTCCGGTGACAATAAAGCCCTTTTTGTCGAGAACAAAGGAATCCTCAAGCCACTCTGTGCGGGGCGCGGCACCTGCCATCACAAACACGTGGCGAATGCGCTTGGTTACCTTAAGTCCGGACGAGCCTTCCTTCCAGTCGATGCCTTCCAAATGCGCTGCCCCGGTCATACCGACAATCTGCGTCAGATAGTGGACATCAATCTTTGTGTGCGCATCGATTCTCGCAATCAGGTATTGCGACATTGATTCCGAGAGTTGGTCCGAGCGCACCAGAAGATGCACCTTCGATGAGGTTTGGGCGAGAAAGACGGCGGCTTGCCCGGCGGAATTTCCGCCACCCACGACAGCTACCTCCTCTGAGTCACAGAGCTGTGCTTCCATATGTGTCGCGTTGTAATAGATTCCTCTGCCTGCGAAAGCATCTGCCTCCTCAACGGGCAATCGCGCGTATTGAGCACCTGTCGCGATGACTATGCTGCGCGCATTGAACTTCAGACCAGATTCCAGAACGATTTTGTATGGCTGTCGGCTGCAGTCGATATGCACGACTGCTTGGGCTACCATCAACTGGGCGCCAAATTTCTGGGCTTGAGCGATGGATCGATTTGCGAGTTCCTGTCCCGACAGGCCCGTCGGAAAGCCCAGATAGTTCTCGATCTTCGAACTCGATCCTGCCTGCCCCCCAGGTGCAGACTTCTCGATGATCAGAGTCTTGAGTCCTTCCGAAGCTGCGTACACTGCCGCAGCAAGGCCTGCCGGCCCGGCTCCGATCACCAAAATGTCGCGGACCCCTTTGTCAACATTGATGTTGAGATCAAGACAAGCGGCGAGTTCGCTGATGGACGGATTTCTCAGGACATATCGTCTGTCGCAATAGACAACCGGAATTTCGCTATTTCGAACGGCAAGCTGCTCCATGAGTTCGCTGGCGCTCTTATCGCTTTCGATATCGACATACGTGAATGGATGCCCATTTCTGGTAAGAAACTCCCGGATTGCTAGAGTTCGGGCGGACCCGTTCGTGCCGAACAGAATGACATTCCCCTCGCCAAGCTGAATCATCAGCAGACGGCGTGCGACAAAGGCTCCCATGAGGATTTCTCCCAGCTCGGTATCCTTGGCCATGAGAGACAATACTTTGTCCCGAGTGAGTTCCAGTACAACGCCCGCATTCGTCACGCGCGCAGTAAGCAGCGATCGATTCCCTGAGATTACCGACATCTCTCCTGTGAACTGACCCGGTTCACGAACGGCTAAAATCTTCTCATCCTCGCCAGCTCTAGTGATCGAGACTGTACCCTCCAGGACGACGAAGAGAGGAACGTCAGGATGAGAGGGCTCGTAGAGTATTTCGCCACTACGGACGGAACGATGTTGAGCCACCGATCTAATCCTGTCGATGTGTTCTCGACTCAGCGTGGGATTGTCCTGCATACTGTGAATACCTCTTTCCGTGTTCATTGTGTGCATCGATGTATGACTGTATGACTAGACTCGAAAATCAGAGGCGCCGTGTCTTTTTAAGTACGATCGAAGTGTCTTGCGTCTTCGCATCAAACGGGACTTCGCAGCGCCGACAGAGATGTCCAATGCCTTCGCCGATTCCTCCAGCGAACCCTCAGTTCCGTAGTGCTGCTCAATAATTGAGCGAAGGGTGGGTCGCAGCTTCTTGACTTCTTGTCTGATGACGAGAATCATTGGATGTCTTGAGTGGAGTCGTTCAGGATCAAGCGAAAGGTTCAAGAACTCCGCCGCGTCCCGGGCGCCGCCTTCGTCGTTCAAGACATTGATGTATCCTTCCCTGCATATCTTTTTCTTACCCAGTATCATCAATGCTGTGATCGTACCGATGCTTGTGAGCCAAGTAGACAACCTGCAGGTACGACGAAATGTGTCCAAGTACCTATACGCTCTCAGCAAGGTGTCCCGCAGCGCGTCTTCTGCATCTTCTTGATTTCCAACAATCGAAAAGTTTCTCTTTTTCACCATCGGTGAATGTCGGCGACACAGTTCTACGAATGCTTGTTGGTCATCGGACTGCGCTCTCATAAGCAACTGATCATCAGAAGCGATGGAGTGGTTAAGAGTACATCCTCCGTGATCTGCGGTGTTCTCTTCACCCAAGCGCGCGGAAGGTGTTTTGCTGAACCATACAGATGCCGTCATGGACGCTTCCTGAGAACCGTCTCGATGGAGCGACGGAATCGGGCCACGGACTTCGCTAACATTGCCTCTCATCTAGTCCTCCCTCTCTAAGCGAGAGGATTTGCGTCAGTACAGGGCGATGCTATCCGTCACGCGGGCACAAGTAAACTACATGTTCCTAGAGGTTTGATCGATTTGTTGTCGGAGGGCAGTCGCCTCTCAACACCGCTTGAAGACCAAGATCAAAAGAGACATTCGTGCCCTTGGCAGTAGCGACGCGGATTATCTCGCTTTGACTGACCGCTCTAAGACGGCAGGGTCTGGCCACACAAGGGGCACATCGTATTCGTCGATCGCCAAATGAATCAACAAACCGGAGCTATTCGCATCGCAGCTTCATTCCCAAATCCAGGCAATGTACTGCGACCGGGGCAGTTTGAGCGGGTAACGGCGGATACGGAAATACGCCAAAACGCCATTCTCGTGCCGCAAATGGCAGTCCAGGAGCTACAAGGAACTAAGCAGGTTTATATCGCGGGGCCCGACAACAAGGCGTACATCGTAAATGTCACCCTCGGCCCTCAAGTAGGAAACGATTGGACTATCACGAGCGGCTTACGCGCCGATCAAAGAGTAATCACCAGCAATGTGCAAAAACTGCGAGACGGAGCCCCGGTCAGTGTGCGCGAGATCTCCGAGCAGGTGGCTATTGAGACCTCCAGCCCAACGGGAGCGAGGTGGGAAATGTCCAAATTCTTCATTCGTCGCCCCATTGTTGCCATCGTCATTGCAATTCTGACCGTGATCGTTGGTATGGTTGCAATGCTGTCGCTGCCTACCTCTCAATATCCCGACATCGTCCCTCCCGAAATCATGGTTCAGGCTACCTATCCAGGTGCAGACGCCAAGACACTGGCTCAGGCGGTCGCAACGCACATCGAGCAGCAAATGAACGGCGTTGACAACATGCTCTACATGTCGTCGGTAAGTGCGAACAATGGGCAGGGGCCGACGAAGCATCTGTATCCAGCGCCGATCAAGAATCCGTCGGTGACCAAAAATGGACGCAGGTGTTCCATGAGCCGGAATTGCAGGATTTGATCCGGACAGCACTCGAAAACAACTACGATGTGCGGATTGCGGCTCAACGCGTGTTTGAGTCGCAGGCACAGTTAAGGATCATTCGTTCACAGCAATTCCCGACGGTGTCGGTCGGCGGAACAGGTATTGGCGCTGACCTAGGCAGTTCCATTGGAAATAGATTGCCAAGTGGAGCAGCCGCCTTCAGAGCCTTCAATCTCTCCGCTGCCTGGACGCCGGATTTCTGGGGTCTGTATCGCCGGCAGACTGAGGCACAAAGGGCACAATTGTACCGATATAGTCGCCTCGGGAGAGCGAAATGATGGATCACATCGCCGAAAACGGGTAGGACAGCACGTTAGGTTTGTGGGTTCAGTTCACCATTACCGTGACGACGGTCGTTGCCGTCATATTTCCACCCGAACCGGTCACAGTAACCATGTAGCTTCCAACAGTCGTGCCGGGATCGGTTGGCGTCGGGACAGGATTGGCTGCCTTCCGTGCTCCGCCGCAACCCATGACTGTTGTGGCGAACGCACCGAGCAGCAACAGACTAAGCAGGGTCTTTGTTCGGTAACGGCGTGAGGGCACTCCGAAGAACAGGAATGCGGCAAGGGTGCCGCCTCCACCAAGCGCCAACATCCCGTTGTGACGGTTGGGGAATGCAGAGCCTGCCTGACCAGTCGCGTTGGACGAACTACTCGCTGCCGTGGTGTTGACAGTGAGCGTCGCCGTTACGGCTGCTGTTCCCGTGATGGCGGGTGGCGCAGCGACGGAGCAGGTGGGCTGATCGACCGCAGTTGTTGGACCAGTTACGGTACAGGAGAGCGCCACCGAGCCCGTAAAGCCGCCGCTGGGGCTGATCGTGATCATCGAAGTCCCGCTGGCGCCTGGCGTGGCGATGCTGATGGTCGTATTGGTTAGCGCAAAGCTTGGAGCGGGAGCGGTCACCGTAACAGCGACTGTGGTGTTGGCCATGGCAACCCCGCTCGAATCGACTGCATCCACATGCTCCATGTATTGCCCAGGGGTTGTGCCTGGTTGTGTCTGAATACTGAACGTTGTTGTCGTCGGAGCATCCCCCGAGATGGTCACCGGTGGGATGGACGAGCAGGCGGGCACGTCGTTTGCGCCGCCCGGAGAGTTGCCGCCGTTGCATTTCAGGGTCACAGTTCCGGAGAAGCCGTTCGTGGGGGTAATGGTGAGGGTCGAAGTCCCGGTGGCGCCAGCTACGACTGAAACTGGAGTACCACTCAGCGTGAGGCCTGCCGGTGGCGCGGGAGCGGTCACTGTCACTGCGATTATTGCAGTATTGGTGTTGGCCACGACAGATCCGATCGAATCGACTGCATACACTAACTCTCTGTATTTCCCTGGAGGTGTGCCTGATTGTGTTTGGATACTGAAGGCCATGGTTACTGGCGCACTCCCCGAGATAGTCACCGGTGGGATGGACGAGCAGGTAGGCAGATCGTTTGCGCCGCCGCATTCCAACTCCAGGGCCACAGTTCCGGAGAAGCCGTTCGTGGGGGTAATGGTGAGAGTCGAAGTCCCGGTGGCGCCAGCCACGACGGAAACTGGAGTAGCACTCAGCGTGAGGCCGGGCGGCACCACAGTTAGGGACACATCGACGGAGGTACTGCCGCCATAGTTGACGTCGCCGGAATAGATCGCTTTGACGAGATGCGTGCCTACGCCTACGGGGGAAATATTGTTCACCGTTGCAATTGTCAGCGCTGTCTCTGCCAAGAGCGAGGTTGCAGAGCTATCCGCGGAGTTTGCGACAACAAGATCTTCCTTGCCGTCTCCATTGAAGTCTGCCACCGAGACTGAGGTTGAGCCGGTATCCGCCGCGGGGCTAGCTGCGGCAGTAAAAGTTCCATCGCCGTTGCCCAGCAAAATCGTCACATTGCTGCTGCCGACGTTGGCCACCGCGAGATCAGGAACGCTGTCTCCATTGAAATCCGCAACCGCAATGGAATTGGGAGCCGTACCCGTTGCCGTGCTAGCTGCAGCCGTAAAGGTTCCATCGCCGTTGCCCAGCAGAATCGTCACATTGTTGCTGCCGGAGTTGGCCACGGCTAAATCCAGCTTGCCATCTCCGTTGAAGTCTGCTGCAGCAATCGACGAGGGGCTGGTGCCAGTTGCCGGGATTGCTGACACCGCAGTAAGGTTGCCCCCATGATTCAGGAAGACGTTCACGCCATTCGCGCCGGAGTTTGTCACCGCTAAGTCCGGTTGGCCATCTCCATTGAAGTCGCCCACGACGATCGCAGATTGGGAGCCGAAGGTCGCGAAGGGGATGCTGGACCCCTGCATAAAGGTTCCATCTCCGTTACCGGTCAGAATCAGGAGCATGCTGCACGGAGAGTCACCGTTCATGGCGCAAACCACGGCCAAATCCGGCTTGCCATCCCCGTTGAAGTCCGCTGCAGCCATAGCATTGGAAGTAAATGAATTACCGCCGATCGTCCCCAAAATCCCACCCACCTGGGTAAACGTTCCATCCCCGTTGCCCAAAAACACCGCACTTTCGCTCTCATCAAAGGAGGGCACCACGGCCAGATCGGGAATGCCATCTCCGTTGAAATCTCCCACTGCAATAGCGCCCGGCGAGCCACCCGAAAGACTGGGCGCTGCTGTGAATGTGCCGTCCCCGTTGCCCAGGAGCACGGAGATACCGCTTCCGAGTATGACCAGGTCCGGAATTCCGTCGCCATTGAAGTCAGCGGTCAAGACAGTGTTGCCGCTGTTCTGTGAGGCGACAGGTGGTAGTGAGGAATCTACGAAGCCGACACCTGCTTCACTCGTCAACGCCGCCGTCCCGAGCACTGCGTTCCCGTTGCTTGCGTCCACAAACGACACCATGCCCGTCGGCAAAGTATTTCCGTTGCCCGGCACTGTCGCCGTCAATGAGAAGATGTTTGGGACCCCACCGGCTTCGAAGTACGTCGTTGTGGCCAGTTGGCCCGTGCCCTGCGAAGCCGTCACTGTGAGCGACGATGCGGTCGAAGCACTGGGCCCAAGGGCGGCCAGATCGGCAAGAACAGCCTTGTAGCTGTGACTCCCAACCCCAGGGCGGAATTTCAGCGTCGCCGTACCGTTGGCGGTCAACTGCTCCGTGCCCAACAGATGAATGTCGGTGCAGAACTTGGCCGTCGCATCGCAGAAGTTGACCTGGCCAGGCGTGACCGGAGTGCTGCCGGCCATAACGGTTGCCGTCAGAGTGACCACGTTTCCTGAGGTCACCGTCGTTACCGTGTTTCCACCTGAGGTCAGCGACAGAGTCGTTGTCGTGGCCGCAGTTGCGGCCCAGGCTGGTACTGTCCCTGCGCCAGCCGTGAAACACACAATCGGAAAGAGATAGGCAAACAGGTGCAAGGAGACAGGCAGCCGCCGGCCGCTGATTTGCGCTGACTGAGAACGCACGTTTGAACCCCCTGTTGGAAGGAACTTCTGGTATGGCTACAAGGTGGAAACTGACTGGGAGCAGGTTTATTCCCTGCGTTCTGAATGATTAGTATGTGGAAATCCATACGCTTTGAGATCGTATTCGCTGCCTTCGTCAGTAGTTGCTGGTCGCAGCCTCGTTCAGCAATCCTTCGTTCCGGTTTTCATATCATGCGGAAACGCCAGAACTGTTTCCCGCAGCGCGGATTCAGCACCTTGGAATAAATATCTCCCCGCTTAGTTCTCATAAGTGACGATATGAGAATGATTGTTGAAACGGATGCTTAGGATGCTTAGCGCCACTCTTGGAGAGTTAAAGCAAGACAGCCGCACTGATCGGCAACGAGAACTCAAACGTTCAGAGGAGAAGTTATGAAGAAGTATGCAAGGATTCTGGTTGCGGCCGCTTTCGTTCTGGGGCTCAGCGGAACAGCCAAGGCGGCGAATCAAGAAGCAATCGTTGTTAAGCTCCCATTCAAGTTTTTGGTCGATGGAAAGACGCTCCCCGCAGGCACATACACGGTGCGTCGAGTGACGAGTGATAACTCCGGACCACTGTTACTTACCAACAGAGACAATGGTACCAGTGTGTTTGTGGCATATCATGGGAGCGAAAGTGCTACTAGCGATCAGCCCAAGGTAAGTTTCCAGCAAGCTGGGGAGCAGAACTTTCTCAGCACGATTCAAGCGACATTTGACGTCTATCACATCCGCGTTTCCGCTACGGAAATCACGGAAGCCATCGCGAAGTTACGGAACAGCGTTTCTTCTGCAGGCGGAAGCGAGTAGATTGCTGGACTCTCTCACATAGCCCCCAGCGTAAGCCCTTGTACCAACATTCGGCCGGACGTCATCTCTTTCCTGCAATTTAAGCCGGACTTGTTGCACACCGCAGAAGCGACATCAAATGTCAATGCGTAGCCGACACTCCGCTCCTCGGGGTCCTGTTAATGAAAAGGCGATTGGCCTCGGAGCGGCTAGTCGGGGGTGCGGAAACAGGTTGACTTGAGAGTGCTGGTAGTTGAAGCGTTTGGGATTTGTGATCTGAGTGGGCATGCTCGCCCTGGGTTTAACGAGCCGAAGCCGCGTTGGAGTTCTCGTCCTTTACGGGAAGACCGATGCGGCGCGCAAGATCCTGAAAATGCGGATCTGCGCGTAGTGCGTCGAAGCAAGGGCGTTCCAGGACCCCCGGGTTAAATCGCTCTTCATAGCCCTTTTCGAGCCATTCCATTGCCTGAACCTTGTCGCCCAGAGCCACGTAGACCATCGCTATTTCTGCGAAGAGTGGAGCACTCGGAGCCGAGCGTTTTTTCAAACCGTTCAGGAGTTCCGCGGCCTCTGCCTTCCGGTTTGATCCCGCGTAGGCGCGAGCAAGATTGGCGACAAAGATTGGATTGTTTCCAGCTAGCTTGATCGCCTCTTGCAGTTCTTCAATCGCTTCGCCAAACATGCGCTTTTGTATATACGCCTGGGCCAATTGATTGTGCGCAAAGGCAAAACCGGGATTCATCTCGATAGTCCTCCGGCTTTGCTGCATCGATTCATCCGGAAGTTGCGCAATTAGAAGAAGCTCTGCCAGATCGGCGTTTACTACCGGGGAAACTGGGTCCAGATTTTCGGCCTTCTTCATTTCTGCGATCGCTTCGTTGTTCCGCCCCATCAGGCTCAAGTGCCACGCATACCAATGGTGGGCGGTTGCATAGCCGGGGTTGAGATCTATCGCTCGCTGAAATTCTTTGTCGGCAGCTGCAAAATCCCAATTGAATCCCTCCAGGCAAAAGGCAAGCGAAGCATGTGCTTCGCCAAGGCTGTCGTCCAGTTCCAAGGCTCTTCTCGCCGCGGAGAGAGCTCTGGGCATTGCCTCTTTGGGGGTCATCACCGCATATTCCCAGTCTCCCAAGAGAGCGTACGTGTCGGCCAGTCCGCTATAGGCCGCTGCGTAATTTGGATCCCTGGCAATGGCCTGGTTGAAGTATTCGACGGCCTTCTTCAATCCATCTCCTGTCCGTTTGTTCCAAAAGTAACGCCCTTTGAGATACGCTTCGTAGGCTTGAGGATCGATCGTCTTGGCGCTCTTGAGCGCGGCCTGCTCTCGCGGAGTGACTTCGATTCGGATCTCTTCAGCAATAGCACGCGCTACACGATTCTGGACGGCCAATGTGTCGCGAATGCTCCCCTGATAACTATCCGCCCAAAGGTGTTTGTCGGCCGGTACCTGGATCAGTTGCGCCGTGATCCGAACCTGGTCGCCGGAACGCAATACGGAGCCTTCCACTACAGCGTCGACATTTAGCTCACGTGCGATCTCGGGGAGCGGTTTGCGGGCACCTTTGTACATCATCACCGAGGTGCGGGAGACAACACGCAAAGCCCTGATCTGAGCCAAATCCGTGATTAACTCATCCGTCATGCCATCAGCAAAATAGTCCTGCGAAGCGTCGCCGGAAAAGTTCTCCAGCGGTAACACGGCCAGTGACCGGATGCCTGAGGGCCGATGGATCCAGTAGAGAGCGACCAATACGGCCACAATTGACAGCCCCAGGCCGAGCATTGCTGCAAATGTGATCGGACGCGCCGTCCACCATCTCCCTTTAGGAACATCCGTCCAAGCTGGAAGCTGGTGAGCGGTCAGCGTGGCCAGATTCAGATCGATGGAAGCAGATTTTTGGGCAGTGGATTCACGGGCCCGGGCTGCAAACTCGCCGGCCTGACCGTCACATTCGATAAGCGACACTTCGGCGATAAACCGGTAGCCACGTTTTGGAAGCGTCTCGATGTAGCGGGGATTGTCAGCTGAATCTCCGAGGGCGCTGCGGAGCTTGCCAATGGCGATGTTGACCGCCTGATCGAAATCGCCAAAGCTCTCGTTGGCCCATAGCCGGTTCCGCAGTTGCTCCCGGGTCACCACTTCCCCTGGATGCTCAAGCAGGATCTCCAGCAACCTCAACGGTTGCTGTTGTACTCGGATCCTTAGGCCCGCACGCCGCATTTCGCCCGAGTCGAACGAAACCTCAAAGGTTCCAAACCTCGCTCCGGACGTGCGTCGCGACAACTCCATACCGTGCCAGGACCTTGCGCGCATTTTAGCATTTCCGTGCCGTGGCACGACGCTGAGGATAGGCCACGCGCTAAGCCAATCAATCTGGGTTACTTAGCCGGATAGAACGCGGATAGCCGAAAAACAGTTGCGGTACATTGACCAGGCGAGCGGGTGCACCCCAGATTGGATGTCACGACGGGCTCAACGTGATTCGGGAGAAACAAATGAGACGAATCGGATTCGACCGCGTGAAGGTGACTCCATCGAGGACAGCGAAGTTGCGCGAGCGCCAAGCGGTGTCAGAGTTTGAGGAATTGGCGATGCCTCTCGTGAGTTCGGTTTACAACCTGGCGCGCTGGCTGGTACGAAACGAGATCGAGGCCGAGGACCTTGTTCAGGAAACCTTTCTGAAGGCCCTCCGCAATTTCGGTTCGTTTCAGTCCGGCACCGACTTTCGGGCGTGGATGTTTCGCATTCTCAGAAACACATTTCTCAGTTCACGTTCAACGCTGGAACGGCGAATGACTGTCGAGTTAAAGAACGAGGAGGAGCTCCCGTTGTCGCGCGCTCAGTGCATCAGTCCCGAATCGCTCTTTATCGAGAGATCCAATATCGCTGCCATCCGAAGCGCAATTGAGCGACTGCCGCTGAGATCTCGAGAAGTGATTTTATTGTGTGATGTAGAAGATCTTGCCTATAAAGAGATTGCGGAAATCCTCGAAATTCCAATAGGCACGGTCATGTCCCGATTAGCCAGAGCGCGCAAGGCAATTCGAGAGGCACTCCAGCCTGCGGAAATGGATCACTATCGACAATCCGCACCTCTGAATTAACAGGAAAGGAGGGAGCAACTGCCGTGATGTGCATGCTTTGCTCAACCAGCTCTCATCCTACTTCGTACGGGCGGACGATTCGTATGGCGGTGCGGGTATCCATTCTCGAAAGAACTGCATAGCCGTTTCTGTATTTTGCTCATTCATCCGTTTTACGGCAGAAGAGATCGAGAACGGGGCTTAACCAAATCGGCATTACAAAGGAGTGCATGTCCAAGCCCAAATGCGAAGAGGTTTCTCCCTTTGAGTTTTCGGCCTTTGCACGCGATGGAAAGGATTGAAATGACGCAGCAAGCTTTGCCCAAGCAACGGTTGTTCACGGCTGGATCGTTCCAGAGCGGTCACGGGAGCGATGCGTCCCGGGAGCCGCTGTCTGCCTTGACCAGGAGTCTCGCGCTCATTTCCCACGATCTCCGTCTTCCTCTGGCTGCCATACTTGCCAATGCAGAATTTCTCGCACAATCGAAGTTAACTGTAGAGGAAAAAGATGAACTCTACCAGGAGATCCGTTTGGCGGTCGACCGGATGAATGAGATGGTGTCGTCGCTGGTCGCATGCGCCCAGAACGCGGACACTCTCCGGCCTGCCAGGCGAAGTATCGTTGAGACCGTAAGACGTGCGATCCGAATGACGAGCGTGAGACAGGAGTTTCGCCGAATCAGCATCACTCATCACCATCAAGGCATCGCTATGGGGTGGTTCGACTCCAGCCGGTTCGAACGGCTGGTCGCTAACTTGGTTTTGAATGCTTGCGAGGCAGTTTCGCCTGAATCGGGGCAGATCGTCGTCAACACCGCAGGCAACAGAGCCCGTTTGCAAATCGAAGTCTGGGACAACGGACCTGGTATCCCGGCAGCGATTCGGCAGTCCGTCTTTCTACCATTCGTCAGCT
This portion of the Acidicapsa acidisoli genome encodes:
- a CDS encoding FG-GAP-like repeat-containing protein produces the protein MRSQSAQISGRRLPVSLHLFAYLFPIVCFTAGAGTVPAWAATAATTTTLSLTSGGNTVTTVTSGNVVTLTATVMAGSTPVTPGQVNFCDATAKFCTDIHLLGTEQLTANGTATLKFRPGVGSHSYKAVLADLAALGPSASTASSLTVTASQGTGQLATTTYFEAGGVPNIFSLTATVPGNGNTLPTGMVSFVDASNGNAVLGTAALTSEAGVGFVDSSLPPVASQNSGNTVLTADFNGDGIPDLVILGSGISVLLGNGDGTFTAAPSLSGGSPGAIAVGDFNGDGIPDLAVVPSFDESESAVFLGNGDGTFTQVGGILGTIGGNSFTSNAMAAADFNGDGKPDLAVVCAMNGDSPCSMLLILTGNGDGTFMQGSSIPFATFGSQSAIVVGDFNGDGQPDLAVTNSGANGVNVFLNHGGNLTAVSAIPATGTSPSSIAAADFNGDGKLDLAVANSGSNNVTILLGNGDGTFTAAASTATGTAPNSIAVADFNGDSVPDLAVANVGSSNVTILLGNGDGTFTAAASPAADTGSTSVSVADFNGDGKEDLVVANSADSSATSLLAETALTIATVNNISPVGVGTHLVKAIYSGDVNYGGSTSVDVSLTVVPPGLTLSATPVSVVAGATGTSTLTITPTNGFSGTVALELECGGANDLPTCSSIPPVTISGSAPVTMAFSIQTQSGTPPGKYRELVYAVDSIGSVVANTNTAIIAVTVTAPAPPAGLTLSGTPVSVVAGATGTSTLTITPTNGFSGTVTLKCNGGNSPGGANDVPACSSIPPVTISGDAPTTTTFSIQTQPGTTPGQYMEHVDAVDSSGVAMANTTVAVTVTAPAPSFALTNTTISIATPGASGTSMITISPSGGFTGSVALSCTVTGPTTAVDQPTCSVAAPPAITGTAAVTATLTVNTTAASSSSNATGQAGSAFPNRHNGMLALGGGGTLAAFLFFGVPSRRYRTKTLLSLLLLGAFATTVMGCGGARKAANPVPTPTDPGTTVGSYMVTVTGSGGNMTATTVVTVMVN
- a CDS encoding FAD-dependent oxidoreductase codes for the protein MAQHRSVRSGEILYEPSHPDVPLFVVLEGTVSITRAGEDEKILAVREPGQFTGEMSVISGNRSLLTARVTNAGVVLELTRDKVLSLMAKDTELGEILMGAFVARRLLMIQLGEGNVILFGTNGSARTLAIREFLTRNGHPFTYVDIESDKSASELMEQLAVRNSEIPVVYCDRRYVLRNPSISELAACLDLNINVDKGVRDILVIGAGPAGLAAAVYAASEGLKTLIIEKSAPGGQAGSSSKIENYLGFPTGLSGQELANRSIAQAQKFGAQLMVAQAVVHIDCSRQPYKIVLESGLKFNARSIVIATGAQYARLPVEEADAFAGRGIYYNATHMEAQLCDSEEVAVVGGGNSAGQAAVFLAQTSSKVHLLVRSDQLSESMSQYLIARIDAHTKIDVHYLTQIVGMTGAAHLEGIDWKEGSSGLKVTKRIRHVFVMAGAAPRTEWLEDSFVLDKKGFIVTGPDLVEYGDFQWPLSRSPLHLETSVPGIFAVGDTRAGSIKRVASAVGEGAMAVHLVHRFLAESTTLHNGAMK
- a CDS encoding nuclear transport factor 2 family protein; protein product: MSKHITISPEEAADRLSIRELVEAYAHCADRRDARGQMSLFTTDTHFVVYMNAKDPTPTQELHSREALAPIFADLNKYDATTHFVGQSTIVTLTNDRATGEAYCLAHHVTVDGEKRRLMLASLRYYDTFVKMDDVWLFAERLLYVDWLEERALS
- a CDS encoding aldehyde dehydrogenase family protein encodes the protein MTDDPQAPWGGFKYSGVGREYGRYVISAFLEPRAILA
- a CDS encoding tetratricopeptide repeat protein, whose product is MRARSWHGMELSRRTSGARFGTFEVSFDSGEMRRAGLRIRVQQQPLRLLEILLEHPGEVVTREQLRNRLWANESFGDFDQAVNIAIGKLRSALGDSADNPRYIETLPKRGYRFIAEVSLIECDGQAGEFAARARESTAQKSASIDLNLATLTAHQLPAWTDVPKGRWWTARPITFAAMLGLGLSIVAVLVALYWIHRPSGIRSLAVLPLENFSGDASQDYFADGMTDELITDLAQIRALRVVSRTSVMMYKGARKPLPEIARELNVDAVVEGSVLRSGDQVRITAQLIQVPADKHLWADSYQGSIRDTLAVQNRVARAIAEEIRIEVTPREQAALKSAKTIDPQAYEAYLKGRYFWNKRTGDGLKKAVEYFNQAIARDPNYAAAYSGLADTYALLGDWEYAVMTPKEAMPRALSAARRALELDDSLGEAHASLAFCLEGFNWDFAAADKEFQRAIDLNPGYATAHHWYAWHLSLMGRNNEAIAEMKKAENLDPVSPVVNADLAELLLIAQLPDESMQQSRRTIEMNPGFAFAHNQLAQAYIQKRMFGEAIEELQEAIKLAGNNPIFVANLARAYAGSNRKAEAAELLNGLKKRSAPSAPLFAEIAMVYVALGDKVQAMEWLEKGYEERFNPGVLERPCFDALRADPHFQDLARRIGLPVKDENSNAASAR
- a CDS encoding RNA polymerase sigma factor, which gives rise to MTASVWFSKTPSARLGEENTADHGGCTLNHSIASDDQLLMRAQSDDQQAFVELCRRHSPMVKKRNFSIVGNQEDAEDALRDTLLRAYRYLDTFRRTCRLSTWLTSIGTITALMILGKKKICREGYINVLNDEGGARDAAEFLNLSLDPERLHSRHPMILVIRQEVKKLRPTLRSIIEQHYGTEGSLEESAKALDISVGAAKSRLMRRRKTLRSYLKRHGASDFRV